One Osmerus mordax isolate fOsmMor3 chromosome 26, fOsmMor3.pri, whole genome shotgun sequence DNA segment encodes these proteins:
- the fam43a gene encoding protein FAM43A, which translates to MLPWKKNKFDLIEQDKQSKQKGYAVSLNYSALTSFAKSCPESALNRVGSMFKSKRKKVKITSEDPTYTVLYLGNATTIQSKGDGCTDVAVSKIWGKSEMGKNGTKMKLTISSQGIRMVHVDDKARRPGHLYLLHRITYCVADPRLPKIFAWIYRHEMKHKAVMLRCHAVLVSKPEKAKAMALLLYQTSATALAEFKRLKRRDDARHQQQQLIGEQTIPLVPLRKLLNGQCYYKPPVERSRSAPKLGSITEDLIGEEEEEKAMHFECEDILDTDDDCVGSGKQELSQIITDLGEMSIGNDVQTLKADLRVTRLLSGESTGSESSIESNQEPISVSNGFEEGKMQELV; encoded by the coding sequence ATGCTGCCTTGGAAGAAGAATAAGTTCGACCTGatagagcaagacaagcagtcGAAGCAGAAAGGATATGCCGTGAGTTTAAACTACTCTGCGCTGACCTCCTTCGCTAAATCGTGTCCCGAAAGTGCTCTGAACAGGGTCGGAAGCATGTTCAAATCGAAAAGGAAAAAGGTAAAGATTACCAGCGAGGACCCCACATATACGGTCCTCTATCTGGGGAATGCCACGACCATCCAGTCGAAAGGAGACGGGTGCACGGACGTGGCCGTGAGCAAGATTTGGGGGAAAAGCGAAATGGGCAAAAATGGCACCAAAATGAAATTAACCATCAGCTCACAAGGCATTCGGATGGTGCATGTGGACGATAAAGCGAGGAGACCGGGACATTTGTATTTACTGCACCGGATTACCTATTGTGTTGCCGATCCGAGGCTTCCCAAAATTTTCGCATGGATATACAGGCACGAGATGAAGCATAAAGCGGTGATGCTGCGCTGTCACGCGGTGCTGGTATCGAAGCCAGAGAAGGCGAAAGCCATGGCGCTGCTCTTGTATCAGACCTCGGCCACCGCTCTCGCCGAATTTAAACGACTTAAACGAAGGGACGATGCGAGGCATCAGCAACAGCAGCTTATAGGGGAACAGACGATCCCGCTGGTGCCACTTAGGAAGCTTCTGAACGGTCAGTGTTATTACAAACCGCCAGTGGAGCGGAGCCGGAGCGCGCCGAAACTAGGTTCCATCACCGAAGACTTGATcggcgaggaggaagaggagaaggcgaTGCACTTCGAGTGTGAGGACATTCTTGACACGGACGATGATTGCGTGGGTAGCGGTAAACAGGAGCTGTCCCAGATTATCACTGACCTGGGAGAGATGAGCATAGGAAACGATGTCCAGACCCTCAAAGCGGACTTAAGAGTGACCCGACTTCTCTCCGGAGAGAGCACGGGCAGCGAATCATCTATAGAGAGCAACCAAGAACCAATTTCTGTCTCGAACGGTTTTGAGGAAGGAAAGATGCAAGAACTTGTTTAA
- the lsg1 gene encoding large subunit GTPase 1 homolog isoform X4, which translates to MGKKKAGGGGAGLGRALIKERLNAGRGNKRGDSWLHTCELNDGYDWGRLNLQSVTEQSSMDDFLATAELAGTEFVAEKLNIKFVPAEARAGLLTAEEASQLKKLHEENWQLLRIPRRPHWDESTSPEVLQQAERDSFLEWRRELALLEEEQKMILTPFERNLDFWRQLWRVIERSDVVVQILDARNPLLFRCPDLERYVKEVSPDKVNMLLVNKADLLTREQRRAWAAHFQRDGVRAVFWSALAENERLEAEEKEEEEEEEEEEEEETTSEDEDHPDMKDISRREEEEEEECAMEEGRQRRVQFKGRVEEGEQETSSEEEGEEGGKRDSAHASGFHNSSRLLQKEELMAVFRSAHSGPTCREGELTVGLVGYPNVGKSSTINTIFRNKKVSVSATPGHTKHFQTLYVEPDLCLCDCPGLVMPSFVSTKAEMICCGILSIDQMRDHVPAISLVCQTIPRAVLEGTYGINIIRPREDEDPDRPPTYEELLMAYGYMRGFMTTHGQPDQSRSARYILKDYVNGKLLYCHPPPHIRAEDFQYQHGAFLPRQADPADPGTDGSTNRVRRIENPVDKNFFHQENVRALTKGVQSFMGYKPGSGPIGSGRPGSDAALLGKPWKKHGNRNKKEKRRWAELSRLFEDNLLPQCPEDSLVFQPCRTCLCNRPPLQMLSVVQTNLN; encoded by the exons ATGGGTAAGAAGAaagctggaggaggtggtgcgGGACTTGGCCGCGCGCTGATTAAGGAGAGACTGAACGCAGGCCGAGGCAACAAGAGGGGCGATTCGTGG CTCCACACATGTGAATTGAACGATGGCTACGACTGGGGTCGACTGAACTTGCAGTCGGTGACGGAGCAGAGTTCCATGGATGATTTCCTCGCCACGGCAGAACTTGCGGGGACAGAGTTTGTTGCAG AAAAGCTCAACATCAAGTTCGTGCCAGCGGAAGCGCGTGCCGGCCTGCTGACCGCCGAGGAGGCTAGTCAGCTGAAAAAGCTACACGAGGAAAACTGGCAACTTCTCCGGATACCGCGGCG ACCCCACTGGGACGAGAGCACCAGCCCAGAGGTGCTTCAGCAGGCAGAAAGAGACAGCTTCCTGGAATGGAGGCGTGAGCTGGCACT GCTGGAAGAGGAGCAGAAGATGATTCTCACGCCGTTTGAGAGGAACCTGGATTTCTGGAGGCAGCTGTGGAGAGTTATTGAGAGGAG TGATGTGGTTGTCCAAATCCTAGACGCCAGAAATCCCTTGTTGTTTCGGTGCCCGGACCTG GAGCGCTACGTGAAGGAGGTGTCTCCAGACAAGGTGAACATGCTGCTGGTGAACAAGGCCGACCTGCTGACCAGGGAGCAGAGACGGGCCTGGGCGGCCCACTTCCAGAGGGACGGCGTGCGCGCCGTCTTCTGGTCCGCCCTGGCGGAGAACGAGCGGCTGGAGGCCGAGGAGAAG gaggaggaggaggaggaggaggaggaggaggaggaagagaccaCAAGCGAAGACGAGGATCATCCCGACATGAAAGATATtagcaggagagaagaggaggaggaggaggagtgtgccATGGAGGAGGGACGGCAGAGAAGAGTGCAGTTTAAAGGGCGcgtggaggaaggagagcaggagacgtcctcggaggaggagggggaggagggtgggaagaGGGACTCTGCACACGCCTCCGGCTTCCACAACTCCAGTCGTCTGCTGCAGAAGGAGGAACTCATGGCGGTGTTCAGATCTGCTCACTCTGGCCCCACCTGTAGGGAAGGAGAACTCACTGTTGGcttg GTGGGCTATCCTAACGTGGGCAAGAGTTCCACCATCAACACAATCTTCCGAAACAAGAAGGTGTCTGTCTCCGCCACCCCAGGACACACCAAGCACTTCCAG acgCTGTACGTGGAGCCcgacctgtgtctgtgtgactgcccCGGGCTGGTCATGCCCTCCTTCGTGTCAACCAAAGCTGAGATGATCTGCTGTGGGATTCTGTCCATCGACCAGATGAGAGACCACGTGCCCGCCATTTCACT CGTGTGTCAGACTATTCCTCGGGCGGTGCTGGAGGGCACCTATGGTATCAACATCATCCGCCCGCGAGAAGACGAGGACCCCGACCGGCCGCCCACCTACGAGGAGCTGCTCATGGCCTACGGAT ACATGAGGGGCTTCATGACCACACATGGTCAGCCGGACCAGTCCAGATCCGCCCGCTACATCCTGAAGGATTACGTCAAC GGGAAGCTGCTGTACTGCCACCCCCCTCCGCACATCAGAGCAGAGGACTTCCAGTACCAGCATGGCGCCTTCCTGCCGCGCCAGGCCGACCCGGCCGACCCCGGCACGGACGGCAGCACAAACCGCGTCAGGAGGATCGAGAACCCAGTCGACAAGAACTTCTTCCATCAG GAGAACGTGCGAGCGCTCACCAAAGGGGTCCAGTCCTTCATGGGCTACAAGCCCGGCAGCGGGCCCATCGGCTCGGGGAGGCCCGGCTCCGACGCGGCCCTCCTGGGCAAGCCCTGGAAGAAGCACGGAAACAGGAACAAGAAGGAGAAA CGGAGATGGGCGGAGCTAAGCAGGCTGTTTGAAGACAACTTACTTCCCCAGTGTCCTGAGGACAGTTTGGTCTTCCAGCCGTGCAGAACATGCCTCTGTAACAGGCCACCACTGCAGATGCTCTCTGTGGTCCAAACTAATCTGAATTAG
- the lsg1 gene encoding large subunit GTPase 1 homolog isoform X2, with amino-acid sequence MGKKKAGGGGAGLGRALIKERLNAGRGNKRGDSWLHTCELNDGYDWGRLNLQSVTEQSSMDDFLATAELAGTEFVAEKLNIKFVPAEARAGLLTAEEASQLKKLHEENWQLLRIPRRPHWDESTSPEVLQQAERDSFLEWRRELALLEEEQKMILTPFERNLDFWRQLWRVIERSDVVVQILDARNPLLFRCPDLERYVKEVSPDKVNMLLVNKADLLTREQRRAWAAHFQRDGVRAVFWSALAENERLEAEEKQEEEEEEEEEEEEEETTSEDEDHPDMKDISRREEEEEEECAMEEGRQRRVQFKGRVEEGEQETSSEEEGEEGGKRDSAHASGFHNSSRLLQKEELMAVFRSAHSGPTCREGELTVGLVGYPNVGKSSTINTIFRNKKVSVSATPGHTKHFQTLYVEPDLCLCDCPGLVMPSFVSTKAEMICCGILSIDQMRDHVPAISLVCQTIPRAVLEGTYGINIIRPREDEDPDRPPTYEELLMAYGYMRGFMTTHGQPDQSRSARYILKDYVNGKLLYCHPPPHIRAEDFQYQHGAFLPRQADPADPGTDGSTNRVRRIENPVDKNFFHQENVRALTKGVQSFMGYKPGSGPIGSGRPGSDAALLGKPWKKHGNRNKKEKRRWAELSRLFEDNLLPQCPEDSLVFQPCRTCLCNRPPLQMLSVVQTNLN; translated from the exons ATGGGTAAGAAGAaagctggaggaggtggtgcgGGACTTGGCCGCGCGCTGATTAAGGAGAGACTGAACGCAGGCCGAGGCAACAAGAGGGGCGATTCGTGG CTCCACACATGTGAATTGAACGATGGCTACGACTGGGGTCGACTGAACTTGCAGTCGGTGACGGAGCAGAGTTCCATGGATGATTTCCTCGCCACGGCAGAACTTGCGGGGACAGAGTTTGTTGCAG AAAAGCTCAACATCAAGTTCGTGCCAGCGGAAGCGCGTGCCGGCCTGCTGACCGCCGAGGAGGCTAGTCAGCTGAAAAAGCTACACGAGGAAAACTGGCAACTTCTCCGGATACCGCGGCG ACCCCACTGGGACGAGAGCACCAGCCCAGAGGTGCTTCAGCAGGCAGAAAGAGACAGCTTCCTGGAATGGAGGCGTGAGCTGGCACT GCTGGAAGAGGAGCAGAAGATGATTCTCACGCCGTTTGAGAGGAACCTGGATTTCTGGAGGCAGCTGTGGAGAGTTATTGAGAGGAG TGATGTGGTTGTCCAAATCCTAGACGCCAGAAATCCCTTGTTGTTTCGGTGCCCGGACCTG GAGCGCTACGTGAAGGAGGTGTCTCCAGACAAGGTGAACATGCTGCTGGTGAACAAGGCCGACCTGCTGACCAGGGAGCAGAGACGGGCCTGGGCGGCCCACTTCCAGAGGGACGGCGTGCGCGCCGTCTTCTGGTCCGCCCTGGCGGAGAACGAGCGGCTGGAGGCCGAGGAGAAG caggaggaggaggaggaggaggaggaggaggaggaggaggaagagaccaCAAGCGAAGACGAGGATCATCCCGACATGAAAGATATtagcaggagagaagaggaggaggaggaggagtgtgccATGGAGGAGGGACGGCAGAGAAGAGTGCAGTTTAAAGGGCGcgtggaggaaggagagcaggagacgtcctcggaggaggagggggaggagggtgggaagaGGGACTCTGCACACGCCTCCGGCTTCCACAACTCCAGTCGTCTGCTGCAGAAGGAGGAACTCATGGCGGTGTTCAGATCTGCTCACTCTGGCCCCACCTGTAGGGAAGGAGAACTCACTGTTGGcttg GTGGGCTATCCTAACGTGGGCAAGAGTTCCACCATCAACACAATCTTCCGAAACAAGAAGGTGTCTGTCTCCGCCACCCCAGGACACACCAAGCACTTCCAG acgCTGTACGTGGAGCCcgacctgtgtctgtgtgactgcccCGGGCTGGTCATGCCCTCCTTCGTGTCAACCAAAGCTGAGATGATCTGCTGTGGGATTCTGTCCATCGACCAGATGAGAGACCACGTGCCCGCCATTTCACT CGTGTGTCAGACTATTCCTCGGGCGGTGCTGGAGGGCACCTATGGTATCAACATCATCCGCCCGCGAGAAGACGAGGACCCCGACCGGCCGCCCACCTACGAGGAGCTGCTCATGGCCTACGGAT ACATGAGGGGCTTCATGACCACACATGGTCAGCCGGACCAGTCCAGATCCGCCCGCTACATCCTGAAGGATTACGTCAAC GGGAAGCTGCTGTACTGCCACCCCCCTCCGCACATCAGAGCAGAGGACTTCCAGTACCAGCATGGCGCCTTCCTGCCGCGCCAGGCCGACCCGGCCGACCCCGGCACGGACGGCAGCACAAACCGCGTCAGGAGGATCGAGAACCCAGTCGACAAGAACTTCTTCCATCAG GAGAACGTGCGAGCGCTCACCAAAGGGGTCCAGTCCTTCATGGGCTACAAGCCCGGCAGCGGGCCCATCGGCTCGGGGAGGCCCGGCTCCGACGCGGCCCTCCTGGGCAAGCCCTGGAAGAAGCACGGAAACAGGAACAAGAAGGAGAAA CGGAGATGGGCGGAGCTAAGCAGGCTGTTTGAAGACAACTTACTTCCCCAGTGTCCTGAGGACAGTTTGGTCTTCCAGCCGTGCAGAACATGCCTCTGTAACAGGCCACCACTGCAGATGCTCTCTGTGGTCCAAACTAATCTGAATTAG
- the lsg1 gene encoding large subunit GTPase 1 homolog isoform X3: MGKKKAGGGGAGLGRALIKERLNAGRGNKRGDSWLHTCELNDGYDWGRLNLQSVTEQSSMDDFLATAELAGTEFVAEKLNIKFVPAEARAGLLTAEEASQLKKLHEENWQLLRIPRRPHWDESTSPEVLQQAERDSFLEWRRELALLEEEQKMILTPFERNLDFWRQLWRVIERSDVVVQILDARNPLLFRCPDLERYVKEVSPDKVNMLLVNKADLLTREQRRAWAAHFQRDGVRAVFWSALAENERLEAEEKEEEEEEEEEEEEEETTSEDEDHPDMKDISRREEEEEEECAMEEGRQRRVQFKGRVEEGEQETSSEEEGEEGGKRDSAHASGFHNSSRLLQKEELMAVFRSAHSGPTCREGELTVGLVGYPNVGKSSTINTIFRNKKVSVSATPGHTKHFQTLYVEPDLCLCDCPGLVMPSFVSTKAEMICCGILSIDQMRDHVPAISLVCQTIPRAVLEGTYGINIIRPREDEDPDRPPTYEELLMAYGYMRGFMTTHGQPDQSRSARYILKDYVNGKLLYCHPPPHIRAEDFQYQHGAFLPRQADPADPGTDGSTNRVRRIENPVDKNFFHQENVRALTKGVQSFMGYKPGSGPIGSGRPGSDAALLGKPWKKHGNRNKKEKRRWAELSRLFEDNLLPQCPEDSLVFQPCRTCLCNRPPLQMLSVVQTNLN; this comes from the exons ATGGGTAAGAAGAaagctggaggaggtggtgcgGGACTTGGCCGCGCGCTGATTAAGGAGAGACTGAACGCAGGCCGAGGCAACAAGAGGGGCGATTCGTGG CTCCACACATGTGAATTGAACGATGGCTACGACTGGGGTCGACTGAACTTGCAGTCGGTGACGGAGCAGAGTTCCATGGATGATTTCCTCGCCACGGCAGAACTTGCGGGGACAGAGTTTGTTGCAG AAAAGCTCAACATCAAGTTCGTGCCAGCGGAAGCGCGTGCCGGCCTGCTGACCGCCGAGGAGGCTAGTCAGCTGAAAAAGCTACACGAGGAAAACTGGCAACTTCTCCGGATACCGCGGCG ACCCCACTGGGACGAGAGCACCAGCCCAGAGGTGCTTCAGCAGGCAGAAAGAGACAGCTTCCTGGAATGGAGGCGTGAGCTGGCACT GCTGGAAGAGGAGCAGAAGATGATTCTCACGCCGTTTGAGAGGAACCTGGATTTCTGGAGGCAGCTGTGGAGAGTTATTGAGAGGAG TGATGTGGTTGTCCAAATCCTAGACGCCAGAAATCCCTTGTTGTTTCGGTGCCCGGACCTG GAGCGCTACGTGAAGGAGGTGTCTCCAGACAAGGTGAACATGCTGCTGGTGAACAAGGCCGACCTGCTGACCAGGGAGCAGAGACGGGCCTGGGCGGCCCACTTCCAGAGGGACGGCGTGCGCGCCGTCTTCTGGTCCGCCCTGGCGGAGAACGAGCGGCTGGAGGCCGAGGAGAAG gaggaggaggaggaggaggaggaggaggaggaggaggaagagaccaCAAGCGAAGACGAGGATCATCCCGACATGAAAGATATtagcaggagagaagaggaggaggaggaggagtgtgccATGGAGGAGGGACGGCAGAGAAGAGTGCAGTTTAAAGGGCGcgtggaggaaggagagcaggagacgtcctcggaggaggagggggaggagggtgggaagaGGGACTCTGCACACGCCTCCGGCTTCCACAACTCCAGTCGTCTGCTGCAGAAGGAGGAACTCATGGCGGTGTTCAGATCTGCTCACTCTGGCCCCACCTGTAGGGAAGGAGAACTCACTGTTGGcttg GTGGGCTATCCTAACGTGGGCAAGAGTTCCACCATCAACACAATCTTCCGAAACAAGAAGGTGTCTGTCTCCGCCACCCCAGGACACACCAAGCACTTCCAG acgCTGTACGTGGAGCCcgacctgtgtctgtgtgactgcccCGGGCTGGTCATGCCCTCCTTCGTGTCAACCAAAGCTGAGATGATCTGCTGTGGGATTCTGTCCATCGACCAGATGAGAGACCACGTGCCCGCCATTTCACT CGTGTGTCAGACTATTCCTCGGGCGGTGCTGGAGGGCACCTATGGTATCAACATCATCCGCCCGCGAGAAGACGAGGACCCCGACCGGCCGCCCACCTACGAGGAGCTGCTCATGGCCTACGGAT ACATGAGGGGCTTCATGACCACACATGGTCAGCCGGACCAGTCCAGATCCGCCCGCTACATCCTGAAGGATTACGTCAAC GGGAAGCTGCTGTACTGCCACCCCCCTCCGCACATCAGAGCAGAGGACTTCCAGTACCAGCATGGCGCCTTCCTGCCGCGCCAGGCCGACCCGGCCGACCCCGGCACGGACGGCAGCACAAACCGCGTCAGGAGGATCGAGAACCCAGTCGACAAGAACTTCTTCCATCAG GAGAACGTGCGAGCGCTCACCAAAGGGGTCCAGTCCTTCATGGGCTACAAGCCCGGCAGCGGGCCCATCGGCTCGGGGAGGCCCGGCTCCGACGCGGCCCTCCTGGGCAAGCCCTGGAAGAAGCACGGAAACAGGAACAAGAAGGAGAAA CGGAGATGGGCGGAGCTAAGCAGGCTGTTTGAAGACAACTTACTTCCCCAGTGTCCTGAGGACAGTTTGGTCTTCCAGCCGTGCAGAACATGCCTCTGTAACAGGCCACCACTGCAGATGCTCTCTGTGGTCCAAACTAATCTGAATTAG
- the lsg1 gene encoding large subunit GTPase 1 homolog isoform X1, translating into MGKKKAGGGGAGLGRALIKERLNAGRGNKRGDSWLHTCELNDGYDWGRLNLQSVTEQSSMDDFLATAELAGTEFVAEKLNIKFVPAEARAGLLTAEEASQLKKLHEENWQLLRIPRRPHWDESTSPEVLQQAERDSFLEWRRELALLEEEQKMILTPFERNLDFWRQLWRVIERSDVVVQILDARNPLLFRCPDLERYVKEVSPDKVNMLLVNKADLLTREQRRAWAAHFQRDGVRAVFWSALAENERLEAEEKGVEQQEEEEEEEEEEEEEETTSEDEDHPDMKDISRREEEEEEECAMEEGRQRRVQFKGRVEEGEQETSSEEEGEEGGKRDSAHASGFHNSSRLLQKEELMAVFRSAHSGPTCREGELTVGLVGYPNVGKSSTINTIFRNKKVSVSATPGHTKHFQTLYVEPDLCLCDCPGLVMPSFVSTKAEMICCGILSIDQMRDHVPAISLVCQTIPRAVLEGTYGINIIRPREDEDPDRPPTYEELLMAYGYMRGFMTTHGQPDQSRSARYILKDYVNGKLLYCHPPPHIRAEDFQYQHGAFLPRQADPADPGTDGSTNRVRRIENPVDKNFFHQENVRALTKGVQSFMGYKPGSGPIGSGRPGSDAALLGKPWKKHGNRNKKEKRRWAELSRLFEDNLLPQCPEDSLVFQPCRTCLCNRPPLQMLSVVQTNLN; encoded by the exons ATGGGTAAGAAGAaagctggaggaggtggtgcgGGACTTGGCCGCGCGCTGATTAAGGAGAGACTGAACGCAGGCCGAGGCAACAAGAGGGGCGATTCGTGG CTCCACACATGTGAATTGAACGATGGCTACGACTGGGGTCGACTGAACTTGCAGTCGGTGACGGAGCAGAGTTCCATGGATGATTTCCTCGCCACGGCAGAACTTGCGGGGACAGAGTTTGTTGCAG AAAAGCTCAACATCAAGTTCGTGCCAGCGGAAGCGCGTGCCGGCCTGCTGACCGCCGAGGAGGCTAGTCAGCTGAAAAAGCTACACGAGGAAAACTGGCAACTTCTCCGGATACCGCGGCG ACCCCACTGGGACGAGAGCACCAGCCCAGAGGTGCTTCAGCAGGCAGAAAGAGACAGCTTCCTGGAATGGAGGCGTGAGCTGGCACT GCTGGAAGAGGAGCAGAAGATGATTCTCACGCCGTTTGAGAGGAACCTGGATTTCTGGAGGCAGCTGTGGAGAGTTATTGAGAGGAG TGATGTGGTTGTCCAAATCCTAGACGCCAGAAATCCCTTGTTGTTTCGGTGCCCGGACCTG GAGCGCTACGTGAAGGAGGTGTCTCCAGACAAGGTGAACATGCTGCTGGTGAACAAGGCCGACCTGCTGACCAGGGAGCAGAGACGGGCCTGGGCGGCCCACTTCCAGAGGGACGGCGTGCGCGCCGTCTTCTGGTCCGCCCTGGCGGAGAACGAGCGGCTGGAGGCCGAGGAGAAG GGCgtagagcagcaggaggaggaggaggaggaggaggaggaggaggaggaggaagagaccaCAAGCGAAGACGAGGATCATCCCGACATGAAAGATATtagcaggagagaagaggaggaggaggaggagtgtgccATGGAGGAGGGACGGCAGAGAAGAGTGCAGTTTAAAGGGCGcgtggaggaaggagagcaggagacgtcctcggaggaggagggggaggagggtgggaagaGGGACTCTGCACACGCCTCCGGCTTCCACAACTCCAGTCGTCTGCTGCAGAAGGAGGAACTCATGGCGGTGTTCAGATCTGCTCACTCTGGCCCCACCTGTAGGGAAGGAGAACTCACTGTTGGcttg GTGGGCTATCCTAACGTGGGCAAGAGTTCCACCATCAACACAATCTTCCGAAACAAGAAGGTGTCTGTCTCCGCCACCCCAGGACACACCAAGCACTTCCAG acgCTGTACGTGGAGCCcgacctgtgtctgtgtgactgcccCGGGCTGGTCATGCCCTCCTTCGTGTCAACCAAAGCTGAGATGATCTGCTGTGGGATTCTGTCCATCGACCAGATGAGAGACCACGTGCCCGCCATTTCACT CGTGTGTCAGACTATTCCTCGGGCGGTGCTGGAGGGCACCTATGGTATCAACATCATCCGCCCGCGAGAAGACGAGGACCCCGACCGGCCGCCCACCTACGAGGAGCTGCTCATGGCCTACGGAT ACATGAGGGGCTTCATGACCACACATGGTCAGCCGGACCAGTCCAGATCCGCCCGCTACATCCTGAAGGATTACGTCAAC GGGAAGCTGCTGTACTGCCACCCCCCTCCGCACATCAGAGCAGAGGACTTCCAGTACCAGCATGGCGCCTTCCTGCCGCGCCAGGCCGACCCGGCCGACCCCGGCACGGACGGCAGCACAAACCGCGTCAGGAGGATCGAGAACCCAGTCGACAAGAACTTCTTCCATCAG GAGAACGTGCGAGCGCTCACCAAAGGGGTCCAGTCCTTCATGGGCTACAAGCCCGGCAGCGGGCCCATCGGCTCGGGGAGGCCCGGCTCCGACGCGGCCCTCCTGGGCAAGCCCTGGAAGAAGCACGGAAACAGGAACAAGAAGGAGAAA CGGAGATGGGCGGAGCTAAGCAGGCTGTTTGAAGACAACTTACTTCCCCAGTGTCCTGAGGACAGTTTGGTCTTCCAGCCGTGCAGAACATGCCTCTGTAACAGGCCACCACTGCAGATGCTCTCTGTGGTCCAAACTAATCTGAATTAG
- the tmem44 gene encoding transmembrane protein 44, with product MVFLDAVKVAAILLPLCCNSSAVRRQRMERRRRRQNQTLQAVSGLVLLGCGGWLSTQLSLNPSAHSATGRRLLSDLVQDQTAVLGYVLGLLYLVIAWTSKLPVLSRAHRGEVLCRARVWSGVLCFLAGVLYSSAVLVWVRATLPWHSQLEAVLAALPWLMAALGSAALEVLILAVHWCRRGPSQKCRKLSPYTEHLLGGSPPSSLETQHRLGGYQGVTPLSGSITSRLGLDRAPSQKKPLVDMGHYMDVDIQPVRKMCLKQVTLSREKVTNCRPQRTTERVVRVDEACTESDSSSDSSLSSDLQGAPLCPALHLQPSCLVSSGILKKQAHDGADPPPRRTWTSSPCSSGPRPPRPPPTCPSHPATCPSPPKPPPTCPRHPATCPSPPQPPPTCPSSMTMAAENLAQ from the exons ATGGTTTTTCTGGATGCGGTTAAAGTTGCCGCTATCCTACTCCCTTTGTGTTGCAACTCGTCCGCTG tgaggagacagaggaTGGAGCGAAGGAGGCGGAGGCAAAACCAAACCCTCCAAGCCGTGTCCGGGCTGGTGTTACTCGGATGCGGAGGCTGGTTGAGCACCCAGCTTTCCCTAAACCCATCTGCACACTCCGCCACTGGGAGACGACTGCTGAGTGATCTCGTGCAA GATCAGACGGCAGTCCTGGGGTATGTGCTTGGCCTGCTCTACCTGGTCATAGCCTGGACCTCCAAGCTTCCGGTGCTTTCCAGGGCA CACAGAGGGGAGGTGCTCTGCAGGGCGCGAGTGTGGTCAGGGGTGTTGTGTTTCCTGGCTGGAGTCCTGTACAGCAGTGCTGTCCTGGTGTGGGTTAGGGCGACCCTGCCCTGGCACAGCCAGCTGGAGGCTGTGCTGGCAGCTCTGCCATGGCTCATGGCTGCTCTCGGCTCTGCTGCCCTGGAGGTCCTC ATCCTGGCTGTTCACTGGTGCAGACGAGGCCCTAGCCAGAAGTGTAGGAAGCTGTCCCCATACACGGAGCATCTCCTAGggggctcccctccctcctccctagaAACCCAGCATCGCCTGGGGGGGTACCAGGGGGTGacccctctctctggctccatcACCTCCAGA TTGGGGTTGGACAGGGCTCCTTCACAGAAGAAACCTCTGGTTGATATGGGTCACTATATGGATGTTGACATTCAACCTGTGAGAAAG atgtgTTTGAAGCAGGTGACGCTCTCCAGGGAGAAGGTGACGAACTGCCGACCCCAGCGTACGACGGAGAGGGTGGTGAGAGTGGACGAGGCCTGCACCGAGTCTGACTCATCCTCAGACTCATCCCTTAGCTCTGATCTGCAG GGGGCACCACTGTGTCCTGCATTACATCTCCAGCCCTCCTGTCTTGTGtctagtgggattttgaagaaGCAAGCCCACGATGGAGCAGACCCCCCTCCCAGGAGAACGTGGACAAGTTCCCCCTGCAGCAGTGGCCCCAGGCCCCCCCGACCTCCACCCACCTgccccagtcacccagccacctgccccagcccccccaaacctccacccacctgccccaggcacccagccacctgccccagccccccccaacctccacccACCTGCCCCAGCAGCATGACGATGGCAGCAGAGAACCTGGCCCAGTAG